In one window of Fictibacillus phosphorivorans DNA:
- a CDS encoding type 1 glutamine amidotransferase family protein, whose protein sequence is METRSVYLYVCNTMSDWEYGYLIAELHTGRYFKKDTAPLKVVTVGADKDIITTMGGLRIQPDISIEECSLKSKDLLILPGGNTWGEVVHQPILKKTGDALEQGSIVAAICGATIALANMGYLDMRKHTSNNLDYLKMVCPNYRGEKLYEERPAVVDENLVTASGIAPLEFAMEVLKRLDVFAPDTLHSWYKLNKTQEPEYFFQLMNSME, encoded by the coding sequence ATGGAAACAAGAAGCGTTTATTTATATGTATGTAATACCATGTCAGACTGGGAGTATGGTTATTTGATTGCTGAACTACATACAGGGAGGTACTTTAAAAAAGATACAGCACCTTTAAAAGTAGTAACTGTGGGAGCTGATAAAGACATAATCACTACGATGGGTGGACTACGAATCCAACCAGATATATCAATTGAAGAGTGCAGTCTAAAGAGTAAAGATCTTTTAATTTTACCTGGAGGAAATACATGGGGAGAAGTTGTTCATCAACCCATCTTGAAAAAAACAGGCGACGCTTTAGAGCAGGGTTCGATTGTTGCGGCGATTTGTGGTGCAACAATAGCACTTGCGAATATGGGGTACCTAGATATGAGAAAGCATACGAGTAACAACTTAGACTACTTGAAAATGGTCTGTCCGAATTATAGGGGAGAAAAGTTATATGAAGAGAGACCAGCAGTTGTTGATGAAAATTTGGTTACGGCTTCAGGAATAGCTCCTCTAGAATTTGCGATGGAAGTGTTGAAAAGATTAGATGTATTTGCACCGGATACTTTACATTCATGGTATAAGCTCAATAAGACTCAAGAGCCTGAATACTTTTTTCAGTTAATGAACTCTATGGAATAG
- a CDS encoding LacI family DNA-binding transcriptional regulator produces MAVNMKEVALKANVSTATVSHVINETRYVAEETKQKVFQAMKELNYRPNPVARNLRSRKSNIIGLIIPVQSDDTSNFFFMSIAHGIGSVLKRYGYQLIVSNTNEELNMEREQITMFNDQFIDGLIMAPTSQSHEFLHQELNGDYPVVFIDRKPEGYDKGDFILSDGKKGTYEAIKLLLSKGHKKIAFITGPLGISTSDERLEGYKQALLEQGMKVDDTLIKEAVPTLENGYNLTKELLSSSEISAVLTANNVMTMGVVKCLQDHKKVIPTDVAVIGFDDYEWAKITTPSLTMIKQPSFELGVKAAEAILRRIENPDADFIEMRLQTEIIQRDSC; encoded by the coding sequence ATGGCAGTGAACATGAAAGAAGTTGCTTTAAAAGCGAATGTTTCCACAGCCACCGTGTCCCACGTGATCAATGAAACGCGGTATGTTGCTGAAGAGACGAAACAAAAAGTATTTCAAGCTATGAAGGAACTCAATTACCGTCCGAACCCAGTCGCGAGGAACTTAAGAAGTCGTAAATCGAACATCATCGGACTTATTATTCCGGTTCAATCCGACGATACATCCAACTTTTTCTTCATGTCCATTGCTCATGGAATTGGAAGCGTACTAAAGAGGTACGGGTACCAACTGATCGTGAGTAACACGAATGAAGAACTGAACATGGAGAGAGAACAGATCACGATGTTCAACGATCAGTTTATAGACGGTCTTATCATGGCACCTACTTCTCAGAGTCATGAGTTTCTTCATCAAGAGTTGAACGGAGATTATCCTGTTGTCTTTATCGATCGTAAACCAGAAGGCTACGATAAGGGAGACTTTATTTTAAGTGATGGGAAAAAGGGCACATATGAAGCCATCAAACTCTTGTTATCAAAAGGTCATAAAAAAATCGCATTCATTACAGGACCACTCGGGATCTCAACGAGTGATGAGCGGTTAGAAGGGTATAAGCAGGCTCTATTAGAACAAGGAATGAAGGTAGACGACACATTGATCAAAGAGGCTGTCCCTACACTTGAGAACGGATACAACCTGACAAAAGAGTTATTATCTTCATCAGAGATTTCTGCTGTACTTACTGCCAATAACGTGATGACGATGGGAGTAGTAAAGTGTCTTCAAGACCACAAAAAGGTGATTCCGACCGATGTAGCGGTTATCGGATTTGACGATTACGAGTGGGCAAAAATCACCACACCCTCACTCACGATGATCAAACAACCTTCATTTGAATTAGGAGTTAAAGCCGCAGAGGCCATACTCAGAAGGATTGAAAACCCGGATGCTGATTTTATTGAGATGAGGCTACAAACTGAAATCATACAACGGGATAGCTGTTGA
- the arr gene encoding NAD(+)--rifampin ADP-ribosyltransferase, translating into MNDKKEILDRGPFFHGTKAELKLGDLLEPLYLSNFQDKKSNYIYFTATLDAAKWGAELARAQSKERIYIIEPLGEFENDPNLTDKRFPGNPTRSYRSKFPLKIIAELKTWERHSDQEINQMQTHLKTLTEQGKNVIYD; encoded by the coding sequence ATGAATGATAAAAAAGAAATCTTAGATAGAGGTCCTTTCTTTCATGGTACAAAAGCAGAACTGAAACTAGGGGACCTGTTAGAACCGCTATACTTATCTAATTTCCAAGACAAAAAATCTAACTATATTTATTTCACCGCAACATTAGATGCTGCCAAATGGGGTGCTGAGTTGGCACGAGCACAATCAAAAGAGAGGATCTATATCATAGAACCACTAGGTGAATTTGAAAACGATCCGAACTTAACCGATAAAAGATTTCCCGGAAACCCGACACGTTCTTACAGATCGAAATTCCCTCTAAAAATCATAGCAGAATTAAAAACATGGGAAAGGCATTCCGACCAAGAGATTAATCAGATGCAAACACATTTAAAAACCTTAACCGAACAAGGAAAAAACGTAATATACGATTGA
- a CDS encoding ABC transporter permease, with product MELLLNKEKQVVVVPKKTTRRKKIMRNWELYLFVLPCLLWFILFKYVPMYGIQLAFKQYIPTEGIWGSPWIGFQHFTRFFESYQFWTLIKNTLSLSLWAFIFTFPVPIIVALLLNQLTSERYKKFVQTVIYAPHFISTVVLVGILFVFLSPTSGIVNHLIVLFGGEPILFMARPEWFKPLYVISGLWQETGWATIIYLAALAGVSPALHEAAIMDGANKWQRIWHVDIPGIRPTIVILLILAIGNIMNIGFEKAYLMQTDLNKSASAIIPTYVYEIGLQRAQYSFAAAIGLFNSVINLIMLLLVNRIVRKLGGNSLW from the coding sequence ATGGAATTGTTACTAAACAAAGAAAAACAAGTCGTTGTTGTTCCAAAAAAGACCACAAGACGCAAAAAAATCATGCGCAACTGGGAGTTGTATCTGTTTGTTCTTCCGTGCTTGTTATGGTTCATCTTGTTTAAGTATGTTCCGATGTATGGCATCCAACTTGCGTTCAAACAGTACATACCTACAGAAGGAATTTGGGGAAGCCCTTGGATTGGCTTCCAGCACTTTACGAGGTTCTTCGAATCATATCAGTTTTGGACGCTCATTAAGAATACGCTCAGCTTAAGTCTGTGGGCTTTCATCTTTACATTTCCAGTTCCGATCATCGTCGCTCTTTTGTTAAATCAACTGACGAGTGAACGCTACAAGAAGTTTGTTCAAACGGTCATCTATGCACCGCACTTTATCTCAACTGTTGTTTTAGTCGGAATTTTGTTCGTGTTCTTATCTCCCACTAGTGGAATCGTCAACCATCTGATCGTTTTGTTCGGTGGAGAACCTATATTATTCATGGCGAGACCAGAATGGTTCAAACCACTTTATGTGATATCCGGACTTTGGCAAGAGACAGGCTGGGCGACCATTATCTATCTTGCAGCACTAGCGGGTGTTTCACCTGCACTTCATGAAGCCGCAATTATGGATGGGGCGAATAAGTGGCAGCGTATCTGGCATGTGGATATCCCAGGGATACGACCGACGATTGTGATTCTGTTAATTCTTGCGATTGGAAACATCATGAACATTGGATTTGAAAAAGCATATTTGATGCAGACAGATCTGAACAAATCAGCCTCAGCCATCATTCCAACTTATGTGTATGAGATTGGTCTTCAACGTGCTCAATATAGTTTTGCAGCCGCCATCGGTCTTTTTAACTCTGTTATCAATTTAATTATGCTCTTACTGGTAAACAGAATCGTGAGAAAACTTGGGGGTAACAGCTTATGGTAA
- a CDS encoding non-canonical purine NTP pyrophosphatase yields MKEIVFVTTNKGKITSAEKDLKHIKVIPIETELSEPRSDDIKEIAKQKVLQAYSIVQRPCIALDSGFFVSELNGFPRAYVNHMLDTIGIDGILKLLGDVENRYAEFRSCLAYYDGEEIRYFESKSPGVVSEEIRGTENRNKWSDLWYIFMPKNFDKTLAEFSEEDFDTYNHTKEDSCMVQFGEWYSNQKQLVDVE; encoded by the coding sequence ATGAAAGAAATCGTTTTTGTAACGACAAATAAAGGGAAAATTACTTCAGCTGAAAAGGATTTAAAACATATAAAAGTGATCCCAATCGAAACAGAGTTGAGTGAACCTAGAAGTGACGATATTAAAGAAATCGCAAAACAAAAAGTGTTACAAGCGTACTCCATCGTTCAGCGTCCATGCATTGCTCTGGATTCGGGTTTCTTTGTTTCTGAATTAAATGGATTTCCGAGAGCCTATGTTAATCATATGTTAGATACGATTGGTATTGACGGCATCTTAAAATTGTTAGGTGATGTAGAGAACCGTTATGCAGAATTCAGGTCGTGTTTGGCATATTATGATGGCGAAGAAATAAGGTATTTTGAAAGTAAATCTCCTGGTGTCGTTTCAGAAGAAATTAGAGGTACTGAAAATAGAAACAAATGGTCAGATTTATGGTACATATTTATGCCGAAGAATTTTGATAAGACACTAGCTGAATTCAGTGAAGAGGATTTTGATACATACAATCATACAAAAGAGGATTCATGTATGGTCCAATTTGGCGAATGGTACAGTAATCAGAAACAATTAGTAGATGTAGAATAG
- a CDS encoding MarR family winged helix-turn-helix transcriptional regulator: MEKTLNEFIITLDTSFKKLIEDTIQTAGVTNLRVNQIQYIQAIGKLNNPTISEIAEALNITKASATTGINKLVQMGYAKKSQSTIDKRVYHVTLTENSKTFIQLNQQALENYVSFIKQLLSADEAKQFEKTLEKLIKGFYQRERSQ; the protein is encoded by the coding sequence TTGGAGAAGACTTTAAATGAATTTATTATCACTCTTGATACTTCGTTTAAAAAATTGATAGAAGATACCATCCAAACCGCAGGAGTTACAAATCTGCGTGTAAATCAAATTCAATATATCCAAGCGATCGGTAAGTTAAACAACCCGACCATCAGTGAAATTGCAGAGGCGTTAAACATTACGAAGGCATCCGCGACAACAGGAATTAATAAACTCGTTCAAATGGGCTATGCGAAAAAAAGTCAATCTACAATAGATAAAAGAGTCTATCATGTAACGTTAACTGAGAATAGCAAAACGTTTATCCAACTAAACCAACAAGCATTAGAGAACTACGTAAGTTTTATCAAGCAATTACTATCAGCTGATGAAGCAAAGCAATTTGAAAAAACATTGGAGAAGTTGATCAAAGGCTTCTATCAAAGAGAGAGGTCTCAATAA
- a CDS encoding glycosyltransferase, with protein MKISLLTTGTRGDTQPYIALGVELKKLGHSVKLAGFENYRQLVEHHHLEFHPIKGDLEKVMKEMADASIESDGPLKFFTSFKKMKPIIKDKQLGMQRDLFEACEGADAIIYHPGAAIGHFAGAHFGVPTVLATPFPMAATKEYPALIFYRTRWGRVTNFLSHKVFEFGFWRTVKGSIADFWKDRFGTLPPNFKNPYNEFGKGEHASIVSLSPHVFPVSHTHTKCYGYWFLEEDMKEWEPPRELVAFIKEGPPPIYIGFGSILEENPEQTIELVSEALKNSGQRGIVNLPVDLRNIHKYENMYFVRNVPHTWLFPKLAGVVHHGGAGTSAVTFRSGIPSVVIPHGNDQFAWGKRSEELGVGAPPIPRKELTVNRLTEGINHMLSSAKIERAHQLEDKIKKEHGARDAARFIEDFIKKNTLHKKD; from the coding sequence ATGAAAATTTCACTGCTAACTACAGGTACAAGGGGAGATACCCAGCCCTACATTGCGCTTGGAGTAGAATTAAAAAAACTTGGTCACTCTGTAAAACTTGCTGGTTTTGAAAACTATCGTCAGTTAGTCGAACATCATCACTTAGAGTTCCACCCCATTAAAGGAGACCTAGAGAAAGTAATGAAGGAAATGGCTGACGCATCCATTGAATCTGATGGACCTCTTAAGTTCTTTACAAGTTTTAAAAAAATGAAGCCCATCATTAAGGACAAACAATTAGGAATGCAACGAGATCTTTTCGAAGCATGTGAGGGAGCTGACGCAATTATCTACCATCCTGGTGCAGCAATAGGTCATTTTGCAGGTGCACACTTCGGGGTACCGACCGTTTTAGCTACGCCATTTCCTATGGCAGCCACCAAAGAGTATCCTGCCCTAATCTTCTACCGAACGAGGTGGGGAAGAGTGACAAATTTTCTTTCTCATAAAGTGTTTGAATTCGGATTCTGGAGAACTGTAAAGGGATCGATTGCTGATTTTTGGAAAGATAGATTTGGAACCCTTCCACCCAATTTTAAAAATCCTTATAATGAATTTGGCAAAGGGGAACATGCTTCAATCGTGTCTCTCAGTCCTCATGTTTTTCCTGTTTCACACACACACACTAAATGTTATGGTTATTGGTTTTTAGAGGAAGACATGAAAGAGTGGGAACCTCCACGTGAGCTTGTCGCGTTCATTAAAGAAGGACCTCCACCCATTTATATCGGGTTTGGCAGTATCTTGGAAGAGAATCCAGAGCAAACCATCGAACTAGTCTCTGAAGCACTAAAGAACTCAGGGCAACGAGGAATTGTGAACCTACCAGTTGATCTTAGGAATATCCACAAATATGAGAACATGTACTTTGTTCGCAATGTTCCTCATACGTGGTTGTTCCCCAAGTTAGCGGGTGTTGTTCACCATGGAGGAGCGGGTACTTCAGCGGTCACTTTTCGATCAGGTATCCCGAGTGTAGTGATTCCACATGGGAATGATCAGTTCGCATGGGGAAAGCGATCAGAAGAACTGGGTGTGGGTGCACCTCCTATTCCCAGAAAAGAACTTACAGTAAACAGGTTAACAGAAGGAATCAATCATATGCTTTCTTCTGCTAAGATTGAGAGAGCACATCAATTAGAAGATAAGATAAAAAAAGAACACGGTGCCAGGGACGCCGCAAGATTTATTGAAGATTTTATTAAAAAAAATACTTTACACAAAAAAGATTAA